A single window of Nicotiana sylvestris chromosome 5, ASM39365v2, whole genome shotgun sequence DNA harbors:
- the LOC104236502 gene encoding hydroquinone glucosyltransferase-like, whose product MAETPITTQSEQKPHVVLLPTPGMGHLIPLVEFAKRLIHEHDFSITVILPTNGPISESQKKFLNSLPSTMNYLLLPPVNFDDLPEDVKAETRISLTVTRSLPSFRKVFMLLVETKKTVALVVDLFGTDTFDVAKEFNVSPYIFYPTTAMCLSLFLYLPTLDAAVSCEYRELKEPVRIPGCVPIEAKELLDPVQDRKNDAYKWLLHHTKRYKMAEGIVVNSFKELEPGAIKALHEEEPDKPPVYAVGPLIHMDVSSKAEELECLKWLDEQPCNSVLYISFGSGGTLSHEQLIELAMGLEMSDQRFLWVIRCPNDRIANATYFNIQSSSNPFDFLPQGFLERTKGQGLMVPNWAPQAQILSHSSTGGFLTHCGWNSTLESVVHGIPLIAWPLYAEQRMNAIMLNEDLKVALRLKTCENGIVGREEIAEVVRELMEGEGGKGVRSRMRDLKDAAAKVLGENGSSTKALAELASKMRKVLQN is encoded by the exons ATGGCGGAAACTCCAATAACAACACAATCAGAACAAAAACCCCATGTCGTCCTTCTACCAACTCCAGGAATGGGTCACTTAATCCCCCTCGTTGAATTCGCCAAACGACTTATTCACGAGCACGACTTCTCTATAACAGTCATCCTTCCTACTAACGGTCCAATCTCTGAATCTCAAAAAAAATTCCTCAACTCCCTTCCTTCTACCATGAATTACCTCCTTTTACCTCCCGTTAACTTCGACGATTTACCCGAAGATGTTAAAGCCGAGACACGTATCTCTCTTACAGTCACACGTTCACTTCCTTCTTTTCGTAAAGTTTTCATGTTACTAGTTGAAACGAAGAAAACAGTTGCTTTAGTGGTTGATCTTTTTGGCACGGATACATTTGATGTAGCAAAAGAATTTAATGTTTCTCCTTATATTTTTTACCCTACTACAGCTATGTGTTTGTCATTATTTCTTTATTTGCCTACACTTGATGCAGCTGTGTCATGTGAGTATAGAGAGTTGAAAGAACCGGTTCGGATTCCGGGTTGTGTTCCTATTGAAGCAAAGGAACTTCTCGACCCGGTTCAGGATAGGAAGAATGATGCTTACAAATGGCTGCTTCATCATACTAAGAGGTATAAAATGGCGGAGGGAATAGTGGTGAATAGTTTCAAGGAGTTGGAACCAGGTGCCATTAAAGCTTTGCATGAGGAAGAACCAG ATAAGCCACCGGTTTACGCAGTTGGACCGCTTATACATATGGATGTAAGCAGTAAAGCTGAGGAATTAGAATGTTTGAAATGGCTAGATGAGCAGCCATGTAACTCAGTTTTGTACATCTCCTTTGGAAGTGGTGGAACTCTCTCACATGAGCAGCTAATTGAACTTGCAATGGGTTTAGAAATGAGTGATCAAAGATTTTTATGGGTTATAAGATGCCCAAATGATAGAATTGCTAATGCCACTTACTTTAATATCCAAAGTTCAAGTAACCCTTTTGATTTTTTACCACAAGGGTTCTTGGAAAGGACCAAAGGACAAGGATTAATGGTGCCTAATTGGGCTCCACAAGCCCAAATCCTTAGCCATAGCTCGACAGGCGGGTTCTTGACTCACTGTGGATGGAATTCGACGTTAGAGAGTGTGGTCCATGGCATTCCACTTATTGCTTGGCCGTTATATGCAGAACAAAGAATGAACGCGATAATGCTAAACGAGGATCTAAAAGTGGCATTGAGGCTGAAAACCTGTGAGAATGGCATCGTGGGAAGAGAGGAAATTGCTGAAGTGGTAAGAGAATTGATGGAAGGTGAAGGAGGAAAAGGAGTTCGTAGTAGAATGAGAGATTTAAAAGATGCAGCTGCCAAAGTACTTGGTGAAAATGGTTCTTCTACAAAAGCACTAGCTGAACTGGCTTCCAAAATGAGAAAGGTATTACAGAATTGA